The genomic DNA CACGGCGCCGCGCCGCATGAGACGGTGGACCCGGTGGTGGCCAGCGCGCACATCATCACCGCGCTGCAGACGGTGGTCTCGCGCAACGTCGATCCACTCGACATGGGCGTGGTCACGGTGGGCTCGATCCACGGAGGCAACGCACCCAACGTGGTGCCCGAGAGCGTGGAGCTCAAGCTCACGGCCCGCGCCTTCAAGCCCGAGGTGCGCGAGGTGCTCAAGGAGCGCATTCCGGCCATCGCCCGCGCGCAGGCCGAGAGCTTTGGCGCCACGGCCGATGTGTTGTACCGGCCCGGCTACCCGGCCGTGCTCAACCATGAAGCCGAGACGGAGCTGGCACGCAGCGTGGCGCTGGACACCTTTGGCGCAGCCCGTGTGGACGCAGGCTTTCGCCCGCGCACGGCCAGCGAGGACTTCGCCTTCATGCTGCTCAAGCGCCCTGGCAGCTACGTGTTCGTGGGCAATGGCGATGGGGCATCGCTGCACAGCCCGTACTACGACTTCAACGACGCCATCCTGGCGCCCTCGGCCACGTACTGGGTGCGGCTGGCCGAGCGCTTTCTGGCCTGAGACCCCTTTCACGAGAAAGCCCTCCCCATGAGTGACCGCTTCATCTACACCTCGCCTGCCGATCCCCTGGCCCGCCCGCTCATCGACGAGCTGTCGCACGAGTACGAGTCGCGCTACGGCGAGTTCTATGACCGCGAAGGCGGGCAGCGCGAGATGGAGAAGTACCCGCCCGAACTGTTCACGCCGGAGCACGGTGGCAGCTTTGTACTGCTGCTGCGCGGCGGGCAGGCCATTGGCGGCGGCGCCTTCAAGCGTCACAGCGATGCGCACACGGCGGAGCTCAAGCGCGTGTGGACGCACTCGGCCCACCGCCGCCAGGGCCTCGCCGCCAAGGTGCTGCGGGAGCTCGAAGCGCAGGCGCTGCGCCAGGGCTATGCGCGGCTGTACCTCACCACCGGCTTTCGCCAGCCCGAGGCCGTCGGGCTGTATCTGGGCCACGGGTACACGGCGCTGTTCGACACCACGCTGCCGCACGAGACGTACCGCCATCTGCCGTTCGAGAAGACTCTGCGCGCAGTGGACGGCCTGGAGTCCCCCGCCACGTTGACGACGGCGCCCGCCACACCGCACGCCCTGGGCGTGGGGCACGCCGCGGTCGTGGCGCAAGCGGCCTGAAAGCCGCCAAGCACACCGGCCCCGCCTGCCTCGCTCTTTTCCACGAACCCCGACAGCCTGCGAGACCTCATCACCATGTCCACCTCCACCACCCTGGACGCCGCAGCCGTTCTGCCGCTGGGCCCCGGCCATGCCGCGCCCCCTGGTGTCCACAGCCATGCGCCCGGCGCGCCTGCCCTCACACCCTCGCCTTCCCTGGCCCCTTCCCCGGTGAAGGGCGACTATTCACACTACAAAGTCGTGCCCGCGCGCTACCGGGCACGGGCGGCCGGCACGGTGTTTGCCGCCGTGGTCATCGCGCTGGTGCTGTATTCGGTCTTCACAAACCCGCGCTGGGGCTGGAGCATCTTCGGCGAGTATTTCTTCTCGGAGCCCGTGCTGGTGGGCTTGGGCCGCACGCTGCTGCTCACCGCGCTGGGGGCGCTGTTCGGCTTCACGCTGGGCACGGCGCTGGCGCTGGCCCGGGTGTCGCGCTCGCCGCTGCTGGCGGGGCTGTCGTGGACCTTCATCTGGA from Acidovorax sp. A79 includes the following:
- a CDS encoding GNAT family N-acetyltransferase; protein product: MSDRFIYTSPADPLARPLIDELSHEYESRYGEFYDREGGQREMEKYPPELFTPEHGGSFVLLLRGGQAIGGGAFKRHSDAHTAELKRVWTHSAHRRQGLAAKVLRELEAQALRQGYARLYLTTGFRQPEAVGLYLGHGYTALFDTTLPHETYRHLPFEKTLRAVDGLESPATLTTAPATPHALGVGHAAVVAQAA